Within Gaiellales bacterium, the genomic segment CCCGATCGCTTGAGATCGCCGCGCAGCGACTCGTCCGCCTGGAGCAGCGCGCGCGAGATGCCGTGGCGCAGGGCGCCGGCCTGGCCGGAGATGCCGCCGCCGTCGATGCGGGCGCGGACGTCGAAGCTCGCGTCGGTGCCGCTGACCCGCAGCGGCGCGGTGGCCACGGATTGGAGCGTCGGGCGCGGGAAGTACTCCGCGAGCGCCTTGCCGTTGACGGTGACCTGACCGCTGCCGGGGACGAGCACGACCCGGGCGACGGACGTCTTGCGCTTGCCGGTGCCGCGGTATGCGACGGGGGTGTTTGGCACTACGAGCTCTCCTTCAGCGGTGCGGGATTCTGCGCCTCGTGCGGATGCGCCGGGCCGGCGTACACCTTCAGCTTTCGCAGCTGCGCGGCCGCGAGGCGGTTCTTCGGCAGCATGCCCTTCACCGCCTTGCGGATGACCTCCTCCGGCCGGCGCTGGAGCTGCTCCGCCAGCGTCCGCTGGCGCAGGCCGCCCGGATAGCCGCTGTGGCGGTAGTAGATCTTCTGCTCGAGCTTCTTGCCGGTCACATGCACCTTCTCGGCATTGACGACGATCACGAAGTCCCCGGTGTCGACATGCGGCGTGTAGGCCGGCTTGCGCTTGCCGCGCAGGACGTCGGCGATCTCGGTGGCGAGGCGGCCGAGCGTCTCGCCCTCGGCGTCCACCACATACCAGCTCTGCTCGATCTCGCGCGGCTTTGCGCTGTAGGTCTTCATCGATCCTCGTTGCGTGGGAACTGTCGGCGTCGGGCGCATGCAGCGGCCCGCAGCCGGAACGACGGCGAATGGTAGCTCAGATCGCCGCGACGCGAAGGCGCACGGTGGAAGCGACGCCGTCGCGGTGGATCGTGCGCAGGGCGACGGCCACGACCTCCGGGTCGAACTGCGTGCCCGCGCCGCCGTCCAGCTCGGCGACCGCCTGCTCGTGGAGCAGCGGCCGGCGGCGGGCGTTCCCGCGGCGCATGACCACGTACGCAGCGCACACCGCAACGATGCGTGAGGTGAGCGGGATCGCCTCGCCACGGAGCCCGTGCGGATACCCGCTTCCGTCCCACCACTCGCGGATCGCCCCCACGCCGGCAACGGCGTCCTGCAGCTCCGGGATGCCCGCCAGCATGCGCTGGCCGATCAGCGTGTGCCGCTGCACGACCGCCCGCTCGACGGGAGTCAGCGGCCCGCGCTTCGCTCGGAGCGGAGCGGGGATGTGCGAGATGCCCGCCTCGTGCACCAGGGCAACCAGGCGCACCTGCCGCAGGCCGGCCTCGTCGAGGCACAGCCCCTCGCCCACGGCCGCCGCCAGCACCGGGAGCTCCAGGTCGGCTGCGCCGATCTCCCGCGCATGGTCGGCCGCCCGAAGGAAGGCCATGGCCTCGTCGAAATCCCTGCCGGCCGCGGCCGGGAGCAGGCGCCCGGCGGCGCGCACGATCCGCCGCGCGCGGCGGACCTCGCCCCGCCCGAACGCCGAGGAGCGCATGTCCGACCACACCTCGACGAGGTAGGGCCCGCCCGCGCCGTCGAGGCGAAGCAGCAATGCGGCCCGCTCGCCGATCGCATCGAGGAACGCAGGCTCGGCCCGGTCACCACCCCGGTCCCCGACCCAGGTCGTATACGGGCGGCCATCGTCGATGACGGCGCGAGTGGCCGGATAGCCCTCGAGCGCGCGCTCACCCGCATGCCGGCGCCACCGCTCCGGTGACCGCGTGAACGCGGCCAGCTCGGCGGCGACGCGGCGATCGAGGTCGACCCAGGAGACGAGGCAGCCGGACGCCCCGAGGTCGCGGGCGAGCACCTCGCACAGCGCGGAGAGCAGCTCCCGGCTGCCCGTCCCGGTGGGGAGCTCCTCTCCACCGACCATACGCGGCACGGCGATCATGCGGGCAGGATGCCCGAGCCGGCTGAGCGTGGACATCCCCGATTTGTGGTGCCCGGGATCCCCGTCTGCGGGAGTGCGGTCGCCCGCTGGCACCACGGATAAGCTTCCAGGCATGCGAGACGTGCTGCGCGACGCCCAGGAACTGCTTGCCGCCGGCGAGCCGGTCGCGGTCGCGATGGTGGTCGACAGCAAGCGCTCCGCGCCCCGCCCGCTCGGCTCGCGGCTGCTCGTGACCGCCGGCGGGGAGATGCGCGGCTCGGTGTCCGGCGGATGCGTCGAGAGCGACGTCGTGCTCCGCGCACAGGAGGTGCTCTCGACCGGCGAGCCGCAGCTCGTGCCGTACGGCATCACCGACGACGACGCATTCGACGTGGGGCTGCCCTGCGGCGGAGAGATCGAGGTGTTCATCGCGCCGCTCGACGCCGATGAGGTGGCCCGAGTGGAGCGGGCGATCGAGCGCGGCGAGCGCCTCGCCGTGACCACCACGCTGGCAGGGCCGGACGCGGGGGGCAAACGCTACGACGAGGGAGAGGCGCACTCCAGCGCGTCGCGCGAGAGCGCCGACACCTTCGTCGAGCACCATGCACCGGCCCCGGTGCTGATGGTGTTCGGTGCCGTCGACACCGCTCAGGAGCTGTGCCGGATGGCCCGGCAGGCGGGCTTCCGCACGGTCGTCTCGGACGCGCGCACGAAGTTCGCACGGCCCGAGCGGCTGCCGGACGCCGATGAGATCGTGGTCGGCTGGCCGGCGATGGCCTATGACGTGCATCCGCCGGACGAGGCGACGTACGTGGTCGTGCTGACGCACGACGCGCGGTTCGACGAGCCGGCTCTGGGGCCCGCGATCCGCAGCTCCGCCCCGTACATCGGCGCGTTGGGGAGCCGCCGTGCACAGGAACGGCGCCGCGAGCGGATGCTGAACGCGGGCTACTCGGAGGGGGAGCTTGCGCGCATCTCCGGCCCGCTGGGCCTGGACATCGGCGCGCTGACGCCGGCCGAGACGGCGGTCTCGATCCTGGCCGAGGTGATCGCGACGCGGCGCGGCCGCGACGGCGGGCGGCTGTCACAGTCGCCGGGGCGGATCCATCCCGAGCACGTCGCCTCGTAGCGAGGGCCGGTGCGCACCGCGCTGATCGCGGACATCCACGGGAACGTGGTCGCGCTGCGCGCGGTGCTCGACGACGTCCGCTCCCACGCCGACCGCGTCGTCTGCCTGGGCGACGTCGCGGCCACGGGGCCGCAGCCGGCGGAGGCTGTCGAGGCGGTGGCGGAGCTCGGCTGCGACGTGGTCATGGGCAATACCGACGAGTGGCTGCTCTCGCCGACCGACGAGGCGATCGAGGACGACGACACCCGCCGGATCGCCGAAATCGACCTGTGGGCTCGCGAGCAGCTCACGCCGGACCACCTGGCGGAGCTTCGGCGCTACCAGCCCCGGGTCGAGCTGGACGGTGTGCTCTGTTACCACGGGTCCCCTCGGTCGAACACCGAGGTCATCCTCTCCACCACGCCCGATCCCGAGCTCGCGCAGATGGTGGCCGGCTACGAGCGCCGGGTGCTCGCGGGCGGCCACACGCACGTGGCGATGCTGCGCCGGTTCCGCGGGTCGCTGGTGGTCAATCCGGGCTCCGTCGGCATGCCGTTCGAGCAGACCGCTCCCGAGACGTTCCGCAACCCGCCGTGGGCGGAGTACGCCGTGGTCGACGGAACCGACGTCGACTTCCGGCGCGTGGCCGTGGACGTGGGGGCGGTCACCGAGGCCGCACGCGCCAGCGGCATGCCGAACGCGGGATGGTGGGTCAAGGACTGGGCCTGGGGCTGACGGCCTCACCCTTCCTCGCCATCTATCCAGCGCGCGCACAGCCCGATACATCTCTCAGCGATGCAGCGGCGGGTCCTGCTTGTCCTGGCCCTGGCGGCCGTGGCACCCGGTCAGGCGGCGGACGCGCTGGCCGGCGGGGCGACGGTCCAGACGACGCATGACCGCTACCGGCCGGCCGTCGTGTTCACGTATCCGGCGCCGGTGACGCTGACCGACCCGTCCACGCAGGTGGCGTTGACCCGCGTCAGCACGGGCGCGGCTGTGCCTTTCACCGTGTCCGGGTCCGGCACGACAACCATCACCGTCTCGGTGGGCGCGACGCTCGCCTCCGGGGCGCAGTACACCGCGATGGTGTCACCGCCGCTCGACACGCCGGACACGGCGCTCTGGACGACTCGCGCCGCGCCGAGCCATCCGGCCCTGCAGGCCGTCGTCGTCGCCGCGGCGGCGCCGGACGCCGTCGACGACATCCTCCACCAGATCGACCGGGCGAACGTGCTGGCCGTGCCCCGCGCCTCGGATATCGTCGACATCTCGGCCGCCGGCCTGCACGCGCTGACGGCGGCCGATCTCCGCGGCTACCAAGCTGCCCTGGTCGTGACCGATGAGGACGTGTTCGACCAGAGCGCCGCGTCCGCCGTGCTGAGCGCGTACGCGGGAGCGGGCCACGGGGTCGTCCTGGCCGGCCAGACGCACTGGCCGAACGCGGGCGCCTGGGGGAACAGCTCGATCGGCGACCTGAACGGCACCTGGGCGGCGAACTGGAGCCCGCTCGGCTACGCGGCGCCGCCGGCCGTGGAGGGCGGGACGCTGAACGCGGGCGGCATGACTGCGCACTTCCTGACGCAGAACCTGAGCGGCTTCACCGTGCACGGCCCGGGATCGGGTGCCGAGTCGTCGCACAACAGCTGGCAGGAGGCGGTGCTCGCCCGGCTGCACACGACGTCGGCGTACCACGTCGCGGGACAGTCGTTCATTGCGGTGCACTGGGAGGCGAAGGGCCAGCCGGGGCGCGTGGTCGACCTCGGCTTCGACCCCTGGTCCACCGACATCCCGAGCGGGGGCGGCGGGTACGACCCCGGCGAGGCCGGGCAGGCCGCAGCGCTGCTCTCGCGGGCGCTCTGGTGGGCGACCGACCGGATCCCGCCCACGCACACGCACTTCACGTCGAAGCCGAAGAACCCGTCGCCCTACCGGACGGTGTTCTTCACGATGGCTGCGAAGGATGCGGACCCCGGCTCGGCGTTCTCGACGCTGCGGTTCCAGTACCGGGTGAACAGCGGCCGGTGGAAGTGGGCGCCGGGCGGCGCGTCGTTCGCGCTCTACCACCTGCCCGCCGGGCACACCTACACGATCCGCGCTCGGGCCGTCGACTTCGCGGGGAACCGCGACGCGCACGCGGCGGTGTACCGATTCAGGGTGCCGGGCGGGGCGACGGGGTAGCGACGGATCTGCCCGCCCGCCGGGTGATGGCCGGCGGGGTCAGCCCCTCGCGGGGCAGACCCCTTCGCCACGGGTCTGCCCCAACGGGGAGACCCGCCAGTCAACAGATCGCCAGGTGATGGCCGGCGGGGTAGCCCCCTCGCGGGGCAGACCCCTTCGCCACGGGTCTGCCCCAACGGGGCTGACCCGGCAGGCCCGCGTCCGGCGTCAGTTTGTTGGCCGGCCGGTACCCATCGCGGGGCACACGACTACTCCCACTCGATCGTGCTGGGCGGCTTGCTGGAGATGTCCAGCGCCACCCGGTTCACACCGGGGATCTCGTTGATGATCCGGCTCGAGATGCGCTCGAGCAGGTCGTAGGGGAGCCGCGCCCAGTCGGCCGTCATCGCGTCCTCCGACGACACGGCCCTGATGATGATCGGATACGCATACGTCCGCGAGTCGCCCTGCACTCCCACGCTGCGGATCGCCGGCAGGATCGCGAAGGTCTGCCACAGCTCGTGGTACAGGCCGGCGCGCCGGATCTCCTCGAGCAGCACCGCGTCCGCCTCGCGCAGGATGTCCAGCCGCTCTTGCGTGACGTCGCCGATGATGCGGATCGCAAGCCCGGGGCCCGGGAACGGCTGGCGCCACACCATCCGCTCCGGCAGGCCGAGCTCCTCGCCGACCCGCCGCACCTCGTCCTTGAAGATCAGCCGCAGCGGCTCGACCAGGTCGAACTCCATGTCCTCGGGCAGGCCGCCGACGTTGTGGTGGCTCTTGATCTTCGCCGCGGTGCGGCTCCCGGACTCGATCACGTCCGAGTACAGCGTGCCCTGCACGAGGTGGCGGACGTCGCCGAGCTTCGCCGCCTCGTCCTCGAACAGCCGGATGAACTCCTCGCCGATGATTCGGCGCTTCGTCTCGGGATCGGTCACCCCGGCCAGCCGGCCGAGGAAGCGGTCCTGTGCCTGGACGTGCACCAGCGGCACGTGGAAGTGCTCCTCGAACGACTCCACGACCTGCTCGGCCTCGTCCTTGCGGAGCAGTCCGTGGTCGACGAACACGCACGTCAGCTGGTCGCCGACGGCGCGGTGCACCAGCAACGCCGCCACCGCCGAGTCGACCCCGCCGGACAGCGCGCAGATCACCTGCTCGTCGCCGACCTGCTCGCGGATGCGCTCGACCTGCTCCTCGATGAACTGCAGCGGCGTCCACGTGGGCGGCGCCTGGCAGGCCTCGAGCACGAACTGCCCGAGCATCTCCGTCCCGCGCGGCGTGTGCGCGACCTCGGGGTGGAACTGCACGGCGTAGAACCCCCGCGCCGAATCCTCCATCGCCGCGATCGGCGTCGACGTGGTGGTCGCGGTGACGACGAACCCCTCGGGCGCGCGCACGATGCTGTCGCGGTGGCTCATCCAGCACGACTGCTCGGTGGGCAGATCGCCGAACAGCAGGCTGCCCTCCGAGAGCGTCACCGGCGTCTTGCCGAACTCGCCCAGCCCCGTGTTGGCGACGTCGCCGTCCAGCACCTGCGCCATCGCCTGCGCGCCGTAACAGATGCCGAGCACCGGGACGCCGAGCTCGAACAGCGCGGGGTCGACGGAGGGAGCGCCCGGCTCGTAGATCGAGGACGGACCGCCCGAGAGAATGATCCCCACCGGGTCGCGTGCTGCGATCTCGGCCACCGGCATGTCGTGCGGCACGATCTCGGAATAGACCCGGCACTCGCGCACCCGGCGCGCGATCAGCTGGGCGTACTGCGCCCCGAAGTCGACGACCAGCACCGGCCGGTGCGGTTGCGGCGACCCGAGCACGGCGGCCCCAGCCTGCGCCTCCCGCGGCCGCCGGCCGGCGTCCTCGGTCACCGGCTCATTCCGATCGCCTGCTCGCGCTGCAGCTTCTTGCCCTCCGTCTGGAGCGCCGGCGCGAACATGATCTCGGCCTTCTGGAAGGCCTGGATCGTGTCGTAGCCGGTTGTCGCCATCGACGTGCGCAGCGCGCCCATCAGGTTCAGCGTGCCGTCGTTCTCCTTGGCCGGGCCGACGACGATCTCCTCGAGCGTGGCGACCTGGTCGGTCTGCACGCGGGCTCCGCGCGGGAGGCTGGGATGGAACGTGGCCATGCCCCAGTGATAGCCGTGGCCGGGCGCCTCGACGGCGCGTGCGAGCGGCGAACCGACCATCACGGCGTCGGCCCCGCAGGCGATCGCCTTGGAGATGTCGCCTCCCGTGCGCATGCCGCCGTCGGCGATCACGTTGACGTACTGACCCGTCTCGAGCAGGTGCTGGACGCGCGCCGCGGCGGCGTCCGCGATCGCCGTCGCCTGCGGGACGCCGACGCCGAGCACGCCGCGCGTCGTGCAGGCAGCGCCAGGCCCGACGCCGACCAGGACGCCGGCGGCTCCCGTGCGCATGAGGTGGAGCGCCGCCTGGTAGGACGCGCAGCCGCCGACGATCACCGGCACGGGCATCGAGGCGATGAACTCCTTGAGGTTGAGCGGCTCGACCACCGTCGAGACGTGCTCCGCCGAGACGACCGTGCCCTGGATGACGAGCACGTCGAGGCCGGCGTCGAGCGCCAGCTGCCAGTGCTCGCGGACGCGCTGCGGCGTCAGCGACGCGGCGGCCAGCACGCCGGCATCCTTGATCTCCCTGATCCGCTTGCCGATCAGCTCCGGCTTCAGCGGCTCGGCGTAGATCGTCTGCATCTCACGCGTCGCCTCGGCCTTGTCGAACGTCGCGATCCGGGCGAGGATCTCGTCCGCATCCTCGTAGCGGGCCCAGATGCCCTCGAGGTTGAGCACGCCGAGGCCGCCGAGCCGGCCCAGCTCGATCGCGGTTGCCGGCGACACGACGCCGTCCATGGCCGATGCGAGCAGCGGCAGCTCCAGCAGATGCGGCCCCAGCCGCCAGGCGATGTCGACGTCCTCGGCATCGCGCGTCCGCCTGCTGGGGACGATCGCGATGTCGTCGAACCCGTAGGCGCGGCGCGCCTTCTTGCCGCGTCCGATCTCAATCTCCAACCCGTACGACCCCCTTCAAAAACACACGCGGCCCTTGCGGGCCGGGAGAGGAAAACCACCTGTCAGCACGAACACTCAATGTCCGATGCAGTCTATCAACGAGGTCGGTCGTGCCCCGGCACGGACCGCCTACGACGCCCGCGCCGCGGTGCCGGTGATCTCCTGCACCTCGACCATGGCGGCGTAGCGCGGCACGTCGCGGGGGTCGAAGACGCCCGCGCCGACCGCCTGGGTGTTGGCGGCGCCGCAGGCCAGCGCCGTGCGCAGCGCCTGCTCGGGGCCGTGGCCGGCCTGGTGTGCGGCCAGGAACCCGGCCAGGAACGCGTCGCCCGAGCCGACCGCCGAGACCGCCTCGACGCGCGGGATCCAGGCGCGGTACATCTGCCTGCGCCCCTTGCCCTCCGAGAGCAGCGCATAGCAGCCCGTCTTGAGGGTGACCAGCACGCCCCCCGCGCCCATGGCCGCGATCGTGGCGAGACCCGCCTGGAAGTCCTCGTCGGTCTGGAACTCGTTGCCGACCAGCGCCTCGGCCTCCCGCTGGTTCGGGAACACGAGCGACGGCTCGGCGGCCAGGGCGAGCCGCAGCGGCTCGCCCTCGGTGTCGATCACCGTGCGCACCTTGCGGCGGCTCAGCTCCCGGATCAGGTCGGCGTAGAACGACGTCTCGACCCTGCGCGGCAGGCTGCCGGCGAGCACCACCGTCGACACCGCCCCCGCCAGGTACCTGACCTTCTCGAGCAGCGCCGCCACCTCGTCCGCGGTCACCTCGGGCCCGTACTCGTTGATCTCGGTCTGGAGGCCGCTGGTCGGGTCGACGACGGCCGTCGACGTGCGGGACTCCGCCCCGATGCGGACGAAGTCGTTCACGATCCCCTCGGCGTCGAGGCCGTCGGTGATCTGCGTGCCCGCGCGGCCCCCGGCCAGCCCGGTCGCGATCACCGGCTCGGACAGCCGGCGCAGCGAGCGCGCCACGTTGATGCCCTTGCCGCCCGGCATGACGAGTCCCTGCTGAGCGCGGTGGCGCCTGCCCAGCTGAAGGTTCGCCACCGTCAGTGTCTTGTCGACCGCGGCGTTGACGGTAACCGTGAGGATCATTCCGGAAGCCCGAGGCTGGTCGTGCGGTGGCGGGTCGAGAGCCGGTGTCGGCACCGGCGCCCGTCGGCCCCGTAGCTTACACTTGACCGCCCCGCCCGGCCCCGTACATTGGAGGCATGTTCGGCAGCCGCACCCGCTGCGTGGTCACCCTGACCGCGGTGATCGAGGCCACGCTGGCGGGCTGGGCGCTCGGCCGGCCGCTCGAGGCGCTGCTGCTGATGGTGCTGGCGGTGACGGCCGCGGACACCATCTGGGGCATGACGCGGCGGGGCATGATCGGCGACCTGGCCGGCGTCGAGCTGGCGGCGGCGCTCGGGCTGCTGCTGGCGGTTCGGGCGGACGGCATCCTGACCGCGCTGGTCGCCTGCTGCTGCGCGGCGTGGCTCGTCAGACCGCAGCGGCAGGAGCCGTTCGTGCGCCCCACCGGCGCGCGCTGACGCGCGACCGCGGATCCCGCGCCGGCGTTCAGCCCGTGGGAGTCGCCTCCCGCAGCTCCGCGGCGGCCGCGCGGACGGACTGCTGCCAGTCGCCCCGCCGCTCCCGCCAGGCATAGATCACGGAGCGGGCGGCGACGACCAGGCCGCCCGCGGGATGGTCGCGGAACGCGGCCGCAAGCGTCGAGGCGCTCCCGCCCTGGGCGCCGACGCCGGGGAGCAGGAGGATCTGCTCGGGCATCAGCTCGCGGGCCCGCTCGACAGCCTCGGGATAGGTCGCCCCGAGCACCGCCCCGACGCTCGAGAGACCGCGTTCGCCGACCAGGCCGGCACCCCACCCGGCGATCAGCTCGGCGGTGCGCTCCCAGACCGGACGGCCGTCGGCGAGCAGCTGCTCCTGAATGTCGGCACCCCCCGGGTTCGACGTGCGAGCGAGCACGAACAGGCCGGCGCCCTCGCCGCACGCCCGCAGAAACGGCTCGAGCGAGTCGCCGCCCATGTAGGGGTTGACCGTGACGGCGTCGGCGACGGGGCGATCGCCGTCGCGCGGCGCGAGCCAGGCCTCGGCGTAGGCCTGTGCGGTCGAGCCGATGTCGCCGCGCTTGGCGTCGGCGATCACGATCAGCCCGTGCTCCGCGGCCGTCGCGCAGACGTGCTCGAGCGCGGTGATCCCGTAACCGCCGAGGGCCTCGAAGAACGCAACCTGCGGCTTGACGGCGACCGCCTCGTCCGCGACGGACTCGATCAGGCCCTCGCAGAAGCGCTGGTAGGCGCGCGCGCGGCCCGCGCGGCCGGGCTTCAGGCCCGTGACCAGCTCGGGCGGAAGCAGGTCGATGCGGGGGTCGAGGCCGACGCACACGCTGCTGCCCTTGGCGGACACCGCGGCAGCGACGCGATCGGCGAAGTTCATCGGCGACAGGGTACCCGCTCGCGGGCCGCGGCGATGCGGCGCACGACCCCGTCGATGTCGCCGGGCCGGACGGCGACCGTCGCCAGATCGCGCCCGGGCCGGGCGAGCGCCGCCGCCACGACATGGGCCACGTCCGCCTGCCCGGGCTCCAGGGGAGGCGCCGGCCCGTCGAGCGCCGCGCCCAGCGAGGCGACGAGCGGGGCGGCCTCGAGCACGGCATCGCCGGCGCGGGGCAGGCGGCGCCGCGCGACCACCCGGCCGCCGGCGCAGGCAAAGGCCTGCACGAACCGGTCGTCGAGGTCGGCGGCCAGCACGACGCCCGAGCGCTGGACGGCACGGCGCACCCGTGCCAGCGCCGTCCACACGGACTCCAGCGCGTCCAGCCCGTCGCGGATCTCCGCCGCCTGCTCGAAGCGGCGCTCGGCGCCGAGGGCCGCCATCCGCGCCCGCATCGCCGCGACCGCTCCGCCGTCGGGCCCGCCGGCGAGCCAGGCGGCGGCCGCGGCCACCGCGGCATCGTGGTCTGCGGCCGAGTCCCCGCCCCGGCACGGCGCCGCGCAGCGGCCGAGCAGTCCGGCCAGGCAGCTGCCGTCATCCTCGGGAAGCGCCGGCCGGCAGGTCCGCAGCCGGAACGCCTGGCGCACCGCGGCCGCGGCCGCCTGTGCCTGGCCCCGGCTGCGGAGCGGGCCGACGCTGACCGCGCCCGGGTGGGGTCGAGCCGTGACCGAGAGCCTCGGGACGCGCTCGTCGGTGGTCAGCGTCAGGTAGCAGGATCGCTCGGGATGCGCCGAGCGGCGGTTCGCGTCCG encodes:
- the guaA gene encoding glutamine-hydrolyzing GMP synthase encodes the protein MTEDAGRRPREAQAGAAVLGSPQPHRPVLVVDFGAQYAQLIARRVRECRVYSEIVPHDMPVAEIAARDPVGIILSGGPSSIYEPGAPSVDPALFELGVPVLGICYGAQAMAQVLDGDVANTGLGEFGKTPVTLSEGSLLFGDLPTEQSCWMSHRDSIVRAPEGFVVTATTTSTPIAAMEDSARGFYAVQFHPEVAHTPRGTEMLGQFVLEACQAPPTWTPLQFIEEQVERIREQVGDEQVICALSGGVDSAVAALLVHRAVGDQLTCVFVDHGLLRKDEAEQVVESFEEHFHVPLVHVQAQDRFLGRLAGVTDPETKRRIIGEEFIRLFEDEAAKLGDVRHLVQGTLYSDVIESGSRTAAKIKSHHNVGGLPEDMEFDLVEPLRLIFKDEVRRVGEELGLPERMVWRQPFPGPGLAIRIIGDVTQERLDILREADAVLLEEIRRAGLYHELWQTFAILPAIRSVGVQGDSRTYAYPIIIRAVSSEDAMTADWARLPYDLLERISSRIINEIPGVNRVALDISSKPPSTIEWE
- the rplM gene encoding 50S ribosomal protein L13, producing the protein MKTYSAKPREIEQSWYVVDAEGETLGRLATEIADVLRGKRKPAYTPHVDTGDFVIVVNAEKVHVTGKKLEQKIYYRHSGYPGGLRQRTLAEQLQRRPEEVIRKAVKGMLPKNRLAAAQLRKLKVYAGPAHPHEAQNPAPLKESS
- a CDS encoding XdhC family protein; protein product: MRDVLRDAQELLAAGEPVAVAMVVDSKRSAPRPLGSRLLVTAGGEMRGSVSGGCVESDVVLRAQEVLSTGEPQLVPYGITDDDAFDVGLPCGGEIEVFIAPLDADEVARVERAIERGERLAVTTTLAGPDAGGKRYDEGEAHSSASRESADTFVEHHAPAPVLMVFGAVDTAQELCRMARQAGFRTVVSDARTKFARPERLPDADEIVVGWPAMAYDVHPPDEATYVVVLTHDARFDEPALGPAIRSSAPYIGALGSRRAQERRRERMLNAGYSEGELARISGPLGLDIGALTPAETAVSILAEVIATRRGRDGGRLSQSPGRIHPEHVAS
- the pyrF gene encoding orotidine-5'-phosphate decarboxylase; the encoded protein is MNFADRVAAAVSAKGSSVCVGLDPRIDLLPPELVTGLKPGRAGRARAYQRFCEGLIESVADEAVAVKPQVAFFEALGGYGITALEHVCATAAEHGLIVIADAKRGDIGSTAQAYAEAWLAPRDGDRPVADAVTVNPYMGGDSLEPFLRACGEGAGLFVLARTSNPGGADIQEQLLADGRPVWERTAELIAGWGAGLVGERGLSSVGAVLGATYPEAVERARELMPEQILLLPGVGAQGGSASTLAAAFRDHPAGGLVVAARSVIYAWRERRGDWQQSVRAAAAELREATPTG
- the rpsI gene encoding 30S ribosomal protein S9 is translated as MPNTPVAYRGTGKRKTSVARVVLVPGSGQVTVNGKALAEYFPRPTLQSVATAPLRVSGTDASFDVRARIDGGGISGQAGALRHGISRALLQADESLRGDLKRSGFLTRDAREVERKKAGLKKARKRPQFSKR
- a CDS encoding 1-phosphofructokinase family hexose kinase, whose protein sequence is MILTVTVNAAVDKTLTVANLQLGRRHRAQQGLVMPGGKGINVARSLRRLSEPVIATGLAGGRAGTQITDGLDAEGIVNDFVRIGAESRTSTAVVDPTSGLQTEINEYGPEVTADEVAALLEKVRYLAGAVSTVVLAGSLPRRVETSFYADLIRELSRRKVRTVIDTEGEPLRLALAAEPSLVFPNQREAEALVGNEFQTDEDFQAGLATIAAMGAGGVLVTLKTGCYALLSEGKGRRQMYRAWIPRVEAVSAVGSGDAFLAGFLAAHQAGHGPEQALRTALACGAANTQAVGAGVFDPRDVPRYAAMVEVQEITGTAARAS
- a CDS encoding metallophosphoesterase family protein, with the translated sequence MRTALIADIHGNVVALRAVLDDVRSHADRVVCLGDVAATGPQPAEAVEAVAELGCDVVMGNTDEWLLSPTDEAIEDDDTRRIAEIDLWAREQLTPDHLAELRRYQPRVELDGVLCYHGSPRSNTEVILSTTPDPELAQMVAGYERRVLAGGHTHVAMLRRFRGSLVVNPGSVGMPFEQTAPETFRNPPWAEYAVVDGTDVDFRRVAVDVGAVTEAARASGMPNAGWWVKDWAWG
- a CDS encoding GuaB3 family IMP dehydrogenase-related protein, coding for MEIEIGRGKKARRAYGFDDIAIVPSRRTRDAEDVDIAWRLGPHLLELPLLASAMDGVVSPATAIELGRLGGLGVLNLEGIWARYEDADEILARIATFDKAEATREMQTIYAEPLKPELIGKRIREIKDAGVLAAASLTPQRVREHWQLALDAGLDVLVIQGTVVSAEHVSTVVEPLNLKEFIASMPVPVIVGGCASYQAALHLMRTGAAGVLVGVGPGAACTTRGVLGVGVPQATAIADAAAARVQHLLETGQYVNVIADGGMRTGGDISKAIACGADAVMVGSPLARAVEAPGHGYHWGMATFHPSLPRGARVQTDQVATLEEIVVGPAKENDGTLNLMGALRTSMATTGYDTIQAFQKAEIMFAPALQTEGKKLQREQAIGMSR
- a CDS encoding HD domain-containing phosphohydrolase, which codes for MSTLSRLGHPARMIAVPRMVGGEELPTGTGSRELLSALCEVLARDLGASGCLVSWVDLDRRVAAELAAFTRSPERWRRHAGERALEGYPATRAVIDDGRPYTTWVGDRGGDRAEPAFLDAIGERAALLLRLDGAGGPYLVEVWSDMRSSAFGRGEVRRARRIVRAAGRLLPAAAGRDFDEAMAFLRAADHAREIGAADLELPVLAAAVGEGLCLDEAGLRQVRLVALVHEAGISHIPAPLRAKRGPLTPVERAVVQRHTLIGQRMLAGIPELQDAVAGVGAIREWWDGSGYPHGLRGEAIPLTSRIVAVCAAYVVMRRGNARRRPLLHEQAVAELDGGAGTQFDPEVVAVALRTIHRDGVASTVRLRVAAI